Proteins from a genomic interval of Thermoanaerobacterium thermosaccharolyticum DSM 571:
- a CDS encoding YbaB/EbfC family nucleoid-associated protein, with amino-acid sequence MAKGGFPGGFNMNNMIKQAQQMQEQMKKMQEELENKTVEESAGGGAVKVVANGRKELISIKIDPAVVDKDDVEMLEDLVLAAVNQALRSAERMIAEEMGKITGGFNIPGLF; translated from the coding sequence ATGGCAAAAGGAGGATTTCCTGGCGGTTTTAACATGAATAACATGATAAAACAAGCACAGCAGATGCAAGAGCAAATGAAGAAAATGCAGGAAGAGCTTGAAAACAAGACGGTTGAAGAGTCTGCAGGCGGTGGAGCTGTAAAAGTGGTAGCTAATGGAAGAAAAGAGTTGATCAGTATAAAGATTGATCCTGCCGTTGTTGATAAGGACGATGTGGAGATGCTGGAAGACCTAGTCTTAGCAGCAGTAAATCAGGCTTTAAGAAGTGCTGAACGCATGATTGCAGAGGAAATGGGAAAAATTACAGGAGGTTTTAATATACCAGGCTTATTTTGA